A window of the Chloroflexus sp. Y-396-1 genome harbors these coding sequences:
- a CDS encoding succinate dehydrogenase/fumarate reductase iron-sulfur subunit, with amino-acid sequence MKITLKIWRQKNRNTPGEFKTYVMDNVSPDMSFLEMLDVLNEELMSRGEEPVAFDHDCREGICGMCSLMINGVAHGPKNAITTCQLHMRSFNDGDTITVEPWRAAAFPILKDLVVDRSAFDRIIQAGGYISVSTGSAPDANTIPVPKAAADRAMDAAACIGCGACVAACPNGSAMLFTAAKVTHLALLPQGQPERYQRVVNMVAQADFEGFGNCTNIGECAAVCPKEISLDTIAQLNRDLVMAALRGIEPNVPIAPATTR; translated from the coding sequence ATGAAGATCACACTGAAGATCTGGCGACAGAAGAACCGCAACACTCCTGGCGAGTTCAAGACCTACGTGATGGACAACGTTAGCCCTGATATGTCGTTCCTCGAGATGCTCGATGTATTAAACGAGGAACTTATGTCACGTGGTGAAGAGCCGGTTGCTTTTGACCATGACTGCCGTGAAGGTATTTGTGGCATGTGCTCGCTAATGATCAATGGCGTGGCACATGGCCCCAAGAACGCCATCACGACCTGTCAGTTGCACATGCGCAGCTTTAACGATGGCGACACAATTACGGTCGAACCCTGGCGCGCTGCCGCGTTCCCTATCCTCAAGGATTTGGTCGTTGACCGGAGTGCTTTCGACCGGATTATTCAAGCCGGTGGCTATATAAGTGTCAGCACCGGTTCGGCGCCTGACGCCAATACTATTCCGGTACCGAAGGCGGCTGCTGATCGGGCAATGGATGCCGCTGCTTGTATCGGTTGTGGGGCTTGTGTCGCAGCCTGTCCAAATGGGTCGGCGATGTTGTTTACGGCTGCCAAAGTTACTCATCTGGCATTACTACCGCAGGGTCAACCTGAACGCTACCAGCGGGTCGTGAATATGGTTGCTCAGGCTGATTTCGAGGGCTTCGGAAACTGCACCAATATTGGTGAGTGTGCGGCGGTTTGTCCTAAAGAGATCAGCCTCGACACTATTGCCCAGCTCAACCGCGATCTGGTAATGGCAGCGCTACGCGGTATTGAACCAAATGTGCCGATCGCGCCAGCCACAACCAGGTAA
- a CDS encoding fumarate reductase/succinate dehydrogenase flavoprotein subunit — MSETKNETTVRTGTRQIEFVSALDSKVPTGPIEQRWDKHRFEMKLVNPANRRKYTIIVVGSGLAGASAAATLGEAGYNVLCFCYQDSPRRAHSIAAQGGINAAKNYRNDGDSIYRLFYDTVKGGDFRARESNVYRLAQVSVNIIDQCVAQGVPFAREYGGLLDNRSFGGAQVARTFYARGQTGQQLLLGAYQALSRQIAAGTVKMFPRTEMLDLVVVDGRARGIIVRDLVTGKISRYAADAVVLATGGYSNVFYLSTNAKGCNATAIWRAHRRGAFFGNPCFTQIHPTCIPVSGEYQSKLTLMSESLRNDGRIWVPKKKGDTRRPQDIPESERDYYLEERYPSFGNLVPRDIASRAAKQVCDEGRGVGPGGLGVYLDFSDAIKRLGRQKIAERYGNLFDMYKQITGEDPYETPMRIYPAPHYTMGGLWVDYNLQSTIPGLFVIGEANFSDHGANRLGASALMQGLADGYFILPYTIANFLAQVKPGGISIDRPEFAEVEAEVNQRIHRLLNARGKRTVDSFHRELGKLMWDKCGMARNAAGLREALQRIPEIRAEFWENVNVPGEASDLNQALEKAGRVADFLELAELMCLDALHREESCGGHFREEYQTPEGEALRNDEQFSYVAAWEFTGDLAKPRLHKEPLIFEYVKPTQRSYK, encoded by the coding sequence ATGAGCGAGACGAAGAACGAAACGACAGTTCGCACCGGTACGCGGCAAATAGAGTTTGTCAGCGCGCTGGATTCCAAGGTGCCAACGGGGCCAATCGAGCAGCGCTGGGATAAGCATCGCTTCGAGATGAAGCTGGTAAATCCGGCCAACCGACGCAAATACACGATCATCGTGGTTGGTTCTGGCCTGGCCGGAGCTTCGGCAGCGGCTACTCTGGGTGAAGCTGGTTACAATGTGCTCTGTTTCTGCTATCAAGATAGTCCGCGCCGTGCGCATAGTATTGCTGCCCAGGGTGGTATCAACGCGGCGAAGAACTATCGAAACGATGGTGACAGCATTTACCGCCTCTTTTACGATACGGTAAAGGGTGGCGATTTCCGCGCCCGCGAGAGCAATGTTTATCGTCTGGCGCAGGTTTCGGTGAATATTATTGACCAGTGTGTTGCCCAAGGGGTGCCGTTTGCCCGTGAATATGGCGGCTTGCTTGACAACCGCTCGTTCGGTGGCGCGCAGGTGGCCCGTACCTTCTATGCTCGCGGTCAGACCGGTCAGCAGTTATTGCTCGGCGCTTATCAGGCGCTCAGTCGCCAGATTGCGGCCGGTACGGTGAAGATGTTCCCCCGCACCGAGATGCTCGATCTAGTTGTAGTTGATGGTCGGGCACGTGGGATTATTGTTCGTGATTTGGTTACCGGTAAGATTTCGCGCTATGCAGCCGATGCAGTTGTACTGGCGACCGGTGGCTATAGTAATGTCTTCTACCTGAGTACGAATGCTAAAGGTTGCAATGCGACTGCCATTTGGCGTGCGCATCGCCGTGGCGCCTTCTTTGGCAATCCTTGCTTTACGCAGATTCACCCGACCTGTATTCCGGTGAGCGGTGAATACCAGAGCAAACTGACATTGATGTCGGAGTCACTGCGCAACGATGGTCGCATCTGGGTGCCGAAGAAGAAAGGTGATACCCGTCGTCCGCAAGATATTCCTGAATCCGAGCGCGATTACTACCTTGAAGAGCGTTATCCTAGCTTCGGTAATCTGGTTCCGCGCGATATTGCCTCACGGGCTGCCAAGCAGGTCTGTGATGAAGGCCGCGGTGTTGGCCCTGGCGGACTAGGGGTTTATCTGGATTTCTCCGATGCCATTAAGCGCCTTGGACGACAGAAGATCGCTGAACGCTACGGTAATCTCTTCGATATGTACAAGCAGATTACCGGCGAGGATCCGTATGAGACGCCGATGCGGATTTATCCCGCACCTCACTACACAATGGGTGGTTTGTGGGTTGACTATAACCTGCAAAGTACGATCCCCGGTCTGTTTGTAATCGGCGAGGCTAACTTCTCGGATCACGGGGCTAATCGGCTCGGTGCATCGGCGTTGATGCAGGGGTTGGCCGATGGATATTTCATCCTACCCTACACCATCGCGAATTTCCTTGCCCAGGTGAAGCCCGGTGGCATCAGCATTGATCGGCCTGAGTTTGCTGAAGTAGAAGCTGAAGTTAATCAGCGAATTCATCGCTTGCTGAACGCTCGTGGCAAGCGTACCGTTGACTCGTTCCACCGCGAGCTGGGGAAGTTGATGTGGGACAAGTGTGGGATGGCGCGCAATGCAGCCGGTTTGCGTGAAGCATTGCAACGAATCCCAGAGATCCGCGCCGAGTTTTGGGAGAATGTTAACGTACCCGGCGAAGCAAGCGACCTCAATCAGGCGCTGGAAAAGGCGGGGCGAGTCGCCGATTTTCTTGAACTGGCCGAGCTGATGTGTCTCGATGCCCTCCATCGCGAAGAGTCCTGTGGTGGTCACTTCCGCGAAGAGTATCAAACGCCAGAAGGTGAAGCACTGCGGAACGATGAGCAGTTTTCTTATGTAGCTGCATGGGAGTTTACCGGCGATCTTGCTAAGCCACGTCTGCATAAAGAGCCGCTGATCTTTGAGTACGTGAAGCCGACTCAGCGCAGCTATAAGTGA
- a CDS encoding succinate dehydrogenase cytochrome b subunit — protein sequence MTGVLTLTRTSVGKKVIMALTGFILVGFVVFHMYGNLKMYQGPEVYNAYAAGLRELGYPIFGHEHLLWIARFVLLASVFLHIWAATSLTLQSQRSIRASSISTVRRYGQHKRQSGYADYTMRFGGVLIFFFIIYHILHLTFGVVGYEPGQFIHPHGDVYETYSNVVNGFQNPFIVGFYLLTMVFLGLHLYHGVWSMFQTLGWNSRTYDRLLRGLAILIAAAVFIGNVSFPLAVYFGFVA from the coding sequence ATGACAGGAGTGCTCACCCTCACCCGCACGTCGGTCGGTAAAAAGGTGATAATGGCGCTGACCGGCTTCATTCTCGTCGGCTTTGTCGTCTTTCACATGTACGGCAATCTGAAGATGTATCAGGGCCCTGAAGTGTACAACGCTTACGCAGCCGGCTTGCGCGAACTTGGTTATCCGATCTTTGGTCACGAGCATCTGCTTTGGATCGCACGGTTTGTGTTGCTTGCCTCGGTCTTTCTCCATATTTGGGCAGCTACCAGTCTGACCCTACAAAGCCAGCGTAGTATCCGGGCAAGTAGCATTTCGACGGTGCGCCGTTATGGTCAGCATAAGCGTCAGTCAGGGTATGCCGATTACACGATGCGGTTCGGTGGTGTGCTGATCTTCTTCTTCATTATTTATCACATCCTGCATCTTACCTTTGGTGTCGTCGGTTATGAGCCAGGTCAATTTATCCATCCTCACGGCGATGTATATGAAACGTACAGCAACGTAGTGAATGGTTTTCAGAACCCATTCATCGTTGGTTTTTATCTTCTAACCATGGTATTCCTCGGCTTACATCTGTACCATGGGGTCTGGAGCATGTTTCAAACGTTGGGTTGGAATAGCCGCACATATGATCGCCTGTTGCGCGGTCTGGCCATTTTGATTGCAGCAGCCGTCTTTATTGGTAACGTTTCATTCCCATTGGCAGTCTACTTTGGCTTTGTCGCGTAG